Proteins encoded by one window of Xanthomonas sp. DAR 80977:
- the cysQ gene encoding 3'(2'),5'-bisphosphate nucleotidase CysQ, translating to MIRITADLRETVIAIAIDAAAAIMAVYATGFEVEHKADASPLTQADLAAHRIIVEGLERLTPDLPVLSEESAQIPWEVREHWTSYWLVDPLDGTREFVKRNGEFSVNIALIHQGAPVFGVVQAPVDGRLWHAVRGEQAYRRDGFRDTALNTRRPATAPLRVAASRSHRDPRTDALLQRMGETEVIAQGSSLKFCRIADGELDVYPRFGPTSEWDTAAGQCVLQAAGGTLLAADTGKPFRYNRRASLLNGDFIALGDPALPWRSWLG from the coding sequence ATGATCCGCATCACCGCAGACCTGCGTGAAACCGTCATCGCCATCGCCATCGACGCCGCCGCGGCGATCATGGCGGTCTACGCCACCGGCTTCGAAGTCGAGCACAAGGCCGACGCCAGCCCGCTGACCCAGGCCGACCTGGCCGCGCACCGGATCATCGTCGAGGGCCTGGAGCGGCTGACCCCGGACCTGCCGGTGCTGTCCGAGGAATCGGCGCAGATTCCGTGGGAGGTACGCGAGCACTGGACCAGCTACTGGCTGGTGGACCCGCTCGACGGCACCCGCGAGTTCGTCAAGCGCAACGGCGAGTTCAGCGTCAACATCGCGCTGATCCACCAGGGCGCGCCGGTGTTCGGCGTGGTCCAGGCGCCGGTCGACGGCCGCCTGTGGCACGCGGTGCGCGGCGAGCAGGCGTACCGCCGCGACGGTTTCCGCGACACCGCGCTGAACACGCGCAGGCCGGCCACCGCGCCGCTGCGGGTGGCGGCCAGCCGCTCGCACCGCGATCCGCGCACCGACGCGCTGCTGCAGCGCATGGGCGAGACCGAAGTGATCGCGCAGGGCTCGTCGCTGAAGTTCTGCCGCATCGCCGACGGCGAGCTGGACGTGTACCCGCGCTTCGGCCCGACCTCCGAATGGGACACCGCGGCCGGCCAGTGCGTGCTGCAGGCCGCCGGCGGCACGCTGCTCGCCGCCGATACCGGCAAGCCGTTCCGCTACAACCGGCGCGCATCGCTGCTCAACGGCGATTTCATCGCGCTGGGCGACCCGGCGCTGCCGTGGCGCAGCTGGTTGGGCTGA
- a CDS encoding glucokinase family protein, with protein sequence MSASSSPMVAASPRAEPFIAADVGGTHVRIGLMREDGDLAHPVTVLDYRKYRCADYPGLAEIIGEFLAEVDGAPVTRGVIASAGYALEDGSVITTNLPWKLSPPDIRERLGLSALHLVNDFEAVAYAASYMGASEVLHLTGPRSAQNGPALIIGPGTGLGAAVWIPTGDGAVVLATEAGHAALTACTALEMDLVRHVLNGKDYVPVEHLLSGPGLLNLYGALCALRGAVPVHAAPSAVTAAALAGDDALAHESLSVFCGLLGSMVGDMALLYGIQSGIYLAGGFLPQIGQFLAASSFVERYLNKGAMRPALEQIPVKLVEHGQLGVIGAANWFLQQQR encoded by the coding sequence GTGTCCGCAAGCAGTTCCCCAATGGTGGCGGCATCTCCGCGCGCCGAACCCTTCATCGCCGCTGATGTCGGCGGCACGCATGTCCGCATCGGGCTGATGCGCGAGGATGGCGATCTCGCCCATCCGGTCACCGTGCTCGACTATCGCAAGTATCGCTGCGCCGACTATCCGGGCCTGGCCGAGATCATCGGCGAGTTCCTGGCCGAGGTGGATGGCGCGCCGGTCACCCGCGGCGTCATCGCCAGCGCCGGCTATGCGCTGGAGGACGGCAGCGTCATCACCACCAACTTGCCGTGGAAGCTGTCGCCGCCGGACATCCGCGAGCGGCTCGGCCTGAGCGCGCTGCATCTGGTCAACGACTTCGAAGCGGTGGCATACGCCGCCAGCTACATGGGGGCCAGCGAAGTGCTGCACCTGACCGGTCCGCGCAGCGCGCAGAACGGGCCGGCGTTGATCATCGGCCCGGGCACCGGGCTCGGTGCGGCGGTGTGGATCCCCACCGGCGACGGTGCGGTGGTGCTGGCGACCGAAGCCGGGCATGCCGCGCTGACCGCCTGCACCGCGCTGGAGATGGACCTGGTGCGGCACGTGCTCAACGGCAAGGACTACGTGCCGGTGGAGCATCTGCTGTCCGGCCCGGGTCTGCTCAATCTATATGGAGCGCTGTGCGCATTGCGCGGCGCAGTGCCGGTGCATGCGGCGCCCAGCGCGGTCACCGCGGCGGCGCTGGCGGGCGACGACGCGCTCGCGCACGAAAGCCTGTCGGTGTTCTGCGGCCTTCTCGGCAGCATGGTCGGCGACATGGCCTTGCTGTACGGCATCCAGAGCGGAATCTACCTGGCCGGCGGCTTCCTGCCGCAGATCGGCCAGTTCCTGGCCGCGAGCAGCTTCGTCGAGCGCTATCTGAACAAGGGCGCGATGCGGCCGGCGCTGGAGCAGATTCCGGTCAAGCTGGTGGAGCACGGCCAGCTCGGCGTGATCGGCGCGGCGAACTGGTTCCTGCAGCAGCAACGCTGA
- the bioA gene encoding adenosylmethionine--8-amino-7-oxononanoate transaminase: MLTDLTASQTAGAWRQRDLAVLWHPCTQMREHPDTLPLLPIARGEGAWLIDHEGNRYLDAVSSWWTNLFGHSEPRIAAAIAAQATQLEQVMLAGFSHAPAVELAEQLLALAPRQDGRAPLAKVFYADNGSAGVEVALKMAFHYFHNRGETRRTRFVALENGYHGETIGALAVGDIPLYRRVYAPLLCEALFAPSPDAYLAAPGQTARQRADAAADALADLFDRHPGEICAVILEPRLQCAGGMRMHDPAYLRRARELCDANGAFLIADEIATGFGRTGTLFACEQAGVMPDLLCLSKGLTGGFLPLSAVLATQHLYDAFLDDSRERAFLHSHSYTGNPLACAAALACLRIFREDDVIARNRSTAETMRALSAPFNDHPHVADVRQAGMVVAFELTRDGDRRTPFAASARVGLHAYRAALQRGVVLRPLGDVLYWMPPYCVDDAQLTLLAETTLAAIDEAVACA, encoded by the coding sequence ATGCTAACAGACCTGACCGCATCACAGACTGCCGGCGCCTGGCGGCAACGCGACCTGGCGGTGTTGTGGCACCCGTGCACGCAGATGCGCGAGCACCCGGACACCCTGCCGCTGCTGCCGATCGCCCGCGGCGAGGGCGCCTGGCTGATCGACCACGAGGGCAACCGCTACCTGGATGCGGTGAGCAGCTGGTGGACCAATCTGTTCGGCCACAGCGAGCCGCGCATCGCCGCGGCCATCGCCGCGCAGGCCACCCAGCTGGAACAGGTGATGCTGGCCGGCTTCAGCCACGCGCCAGCGGTGGAGCTGGCCGAGCAGCTGCTGGCGCTGGCGCCGCGCCAGGACGGGCGCGCGCCGCTGGCCAAGGTGTTCTACGCCGACAACGGCTCGGCCGGGGTCGAAGTGGCGCTGAAGATGGCCTTCCACTACTTCCACAACCGCGGCGAGACCCGCCGCACCCGCTTCGTGGCGCTGGAGAACGGCTACCACGGCGAGACCATCGGCGCGCTGGCGGTCGGCGACATCCCGTTGTACCGGCGGGTGTACGCGCCGCTGCTGTGCGAAGCGCTGTTCGCGCCCTCGCCCGATGCCTACCTGGCCGCGCCGGGGCAGACCGCCCGGCAGCGCGCCGATGCCGCCGCCGATGCGCTGGCCGACCTGTTCGACCGCCATCCGGGCGAGATCTGCGCGGTGATCCTGGAACCGCGCCTGCAGTGCGCCGGCGGCATGCGCATGCACGATCCGGCCTACCTGCGCCGCGCGCGCGAACTGTGCGACGCCAACGGCGCGTTCCTGATCGCCGACGAGATCGCCACCGGCTTCGGCCGCACCGGCACCCTGTTCGCCTGCGAACAGGCCGGGGTGATGCCGGACCTGCTGTGCCTGTCCAAGGGCCTGACCGGCGGCTTCCTGCCGCTGTCGGCGGTGCTGGCCACGCAACACTTATATGACGCCTTCCTCGACGACAGCCGCGAGCGCGCCTTCCTGCATTCGCACAGCTACACCGGCAACCCGCTGGCCTGCGCCGCCGCGCTGGCCTGCCTGCGGATCTTCCGCGAGGACGACGTGATCGCGCGCAACCGCAGCACCGCCGAGACCATGCGCGCGCTGTCGGCGCCGTTCAACGACCATCCGCACGTGGCCGACGTGCGCCAGGCCGGGATGGTGGTGGCGTTCGAGCTGACCCGCGACGGCGACAGGCGCACCCCGTTCGCCGCGTCCGCGCGGGTCGGCCTGCATGCCTATCGCGCCGCGCTGCAGCGCGGCGTGGTGCTGCGCCCGCTGGGCGACGTGCTGTACTGGATGCCGCCGTACTGCGTGGACGATGCGCAGCTGACCCTGCTCGCCGAGACCACCCTGGCCGCGATCGACGAGGCCGTCGCATGCGCCTGA
- the mazG gene encoding nucleoside triphosphate pyrophosphohydrolase, translated as MARLRDREHGCPWDLEQDFASIAAYTIEEAYEVADAIDRNDLGELKDELGDLLLQVVFHAQMAREQGAFGFDDVVAAICDKMVRRHPHVFGDSQVADAEQQTLKWEEIKRNERAAAGKTDGSALAGIARGLPEWQRAVKLQARAARVGFDWPQPGPVLDKLQEELEEVRAEFARGVVQDNQARLQDEIGDLLFVCANLARHAQVDVGAALRHANQKFERRFRAMEQLAQHDGGALDGLSLDQQEAYWQRAKRQERDAAQ; from the coding sequence ATGGCGCGCCTGCGCGATCGCGAGCACGGCTGCCCCTGGGACCTAGAGCAGGATTTCGCCAGCATCGCCGCCTACACGATCGAGGAGGCGTACGAGGTGGCCGACGCGATCGACCGCAACGACCTGGGCGAGCTGAAGGACGAACTCGGCGACCTGCTGCTGCAGGTGGTGTTCCATGCGCAGATGGCGCGCGAGCAGGGCGCCTTCGGCTTCGACGACGTGGTGGCCGCGATCTGCGACAAGATGGTGCGCCGGCATCCGCACGTGTTCGGCGACAGCCAGGTCGCCGATGCCGAGCAGCAGACCCTGAAATGGGAAGAGATCAAGCGCAACGAACGTGCGGCGGCCGGCAAGACCGACGGCTCGGCGCTGGCCGGGATCGCCCGCGGCCTGCCGGAATGGCAGCGTGCGGTGAAGCTGCAGGCGCGCGCGGCGCGGGTCGGCTTCGACTGGCCGCAGCCGGGGCCGGTGCTGGACAAGCTGCAGGAAGAACTGGAGGAGGTGCGTGCGGAGTTCGCGCGCGGCGTGGTGCAGGACAATCAGGCGCGGCTGCAGGACGAGATCGGCGACCTGCTGTTCGTCTGCGCGAACCTCGCGCGCCACGCCCAGGTCGATGTCGGTGCCGCGCTGCGCCATGCCAACCAGAAATTCGAACGCCGCTTCCGCGCGATGGAGCAGCTGGCGCAGCACGACGGCGGCGCGCTGGACGGCCTGTCGCTGGACCAGCAGGAAGCCTACTGGCAGCGCGCCAAGCGCCAGGAACGCGACGCGGCGCAGTGA
- a CDS encoding 16S rRNA (uracil(1498)-N(3))-methyltransferase: MRLTRCHVELPLREGDDLVLPEDVAGHLLRVLRLREGDRCVLFNGDGCDYDAELRQAGKRGASARIGAARPAHNESPLAITLLQGVARGEKMDLILQKATELGVAAIVPVWAERTEVKLDAARVDKRVAHWRSVVVAACEQSGRARVPSLAAPLALADAAAAVAGEQLKLTLDPQGEHRLRTLQIAGNAATIAIGPEGGWSPRDRAALQAAGFAGLRLGPRILRTETAGLAAIAALQAHGGDL; this comes from the coding sequence ATGCGCCTGACCCGCTGCCATGTCGAGCTGCCGCTGCGCGAAGGCGACGACCTGGTCCTGCCCGAGGACGTCGCCGGGCACCTGCTGCGCGTGCTGCGGCTGCGCGAGGGCGACCGCTGCGTGCTGTTCAACGGCGACGGCTGCGACTACGACGCCGAGCTGCGGCAGGCCGGCAAGCGCGGCGCCAGCGCGCGCATCGGCGCGGCGCGGCCGGCGCACAACGAATCGCCGCTGGCGATCACCCTGCTGCAGGGCGTGGCGCGCGGCGAGAAGATGGACCTGATCCTGCAGAAGGCGACCGAACTGGGCGTGGCCGCGATCGTGCCGGTGTGGGCCGAACGCACCGAGGTGAAGCTGGATGCGGCGCGCGTGGACAAGCGCGTGGCGCACTGGCGCAGCGTCGTCGTCGCGGCCTGCGAGCAGTCCGGCCGCGCGCGCGTGCCCAGCCTGGCCGCGCCGCTGGCGCTGGCCGATGCCGCGGCGGCCGTGGCCGGCGAACAACTCAAGCTCACCCTCGATCCGCAGGGCGAACACCGGCTGCGCACGTTGCAGATCGCCGGCAACGCCGCGACGATCGCGATCGGCCCGGAGGGCGGCTGGTCGCCGCGCGATCGTGCCGCACTGCAGGCCGCAGGCTTCGCCGGCCTGCGCCTGGGCCCGCGCATCCTGCGCACCGAAACCGCCGGGCTGGCCGCGATCGCGGCGTTGCAGGCGCATGGCGGCGACCTGTGA
- the nudE gene encoding ADP compounds hydrolase NudE has protein sequence MSRPLPIIHALRERGESAMERRVEELDLEFSNGERRVFHRLKSPGHGAVVVVPMLDAQTVLLVREYAAGVHRYELGLVKGRIDAGETPLQAADRELKEEAGYGARQLQVLRAMTLAPTYMSHQSWLVLAQDLYPEKLAGDEPEELEVVPWKLAELDQLMLREDFSEGRSLAALFIAREWLGRAG, from the coding sequence GTGAGCCGTCCGTTGCCGATCATCCATGCCTTGCGCGAGCGCGGCGAGTCCGCGATGGAGCGCAGGGTCGAGGAGCTGGACCTGGAGTTCAGCAACGGCGAACGGCGCGTGTTCCACCGGCTCAAGTCCCCGGGCCACGGCGCGGTGGTGGTGGTGCCGATGCTGGACGCGCAGACCGTGCTGCTGGTGCGCGAGTACGCCGCCGGCGTGCACCGCTACGAACTGGGCCTGGTCAAGGGCCGGATCGACGCGGGCGAGACGCCGCTGCAGGCGGCCGACCGCGAACTCAAGGAAGAGGCCGGCTACGGCGCGCGGCAGCTGCAGGTGCTGCGCGCGATGACCCTGGCGCCCACCTACATGAGCCACCAGTCGTGGCTGGTGCTGGCGCAAGACCTCTATCCCGAAAAACTGGCCGGCGACGAGCCGGAGGAACTTGAAGTGGTGCCCTGGAAACTGGCTGAACTGGATCAATTGATGTTGCGCGAGGATTTTTCCGAAGGGCGTTCGCTGGCGGCGCTGTTCATCGCCCGCGAGTGGCTGGGTCGTGCCGGATGA
- a CDS encoding TonB-dependent receptor, producing MKSRNTTLALSIMATLHLSANAAAQTIPTDDATASADSDSQSGKQTVQQLDTINVTGYRASLEKSQAVKRSANAIVDAISAEDIGKFPDTNAAESLSHLPGISVDRQFGEGEKVSINGTDPALNRVLINGQTIASGDWGGNPTDTSGRTFNYTLLSPEIIGLMQVYKSPEARIDEGSIGGTVIINTRKPLELPKNAIRGSLGYSYNDRSGKANPRGSALWSWKNDDETFGFLVAATHDKEEIDRAGIEFFGYTTGASIPDTASISGSGDVSTAKVPSGINSSYFEQTRQRDGVQAALQWKPNEQNEFNLTGVYIRGVYNNYSQSRYVCPGCNNDLAKVTSATVDNGYITSASVSDDTGNGQPYAQLDTNYRKTTVTTKSLNLRHDFYGENWVLTSQAGTTSARGGKDPEYLMKFLLQDGGYDFSYDGSNTAVNYDDNSASNWGLKEGQQAGGIYYSVSHDKEKYFQFDATRDVSWGPITQLLVGAKYIDHDNSNSAWGSSLYATSDISLTDFGLTSTPSGLYDGLGASGDLVSWSSASLNSVIAYLKSLGDQGHNYYDYGSSFDVKEITKDAYVQANYEWGKLRGNVGVRVADTTDKSTYWKSYDGGSTYTQETTSNSYFKPLPSFNLAYELTDDSVVRFSAAKVIARPRYGDLAGSISLSESSSQNYTASGGNPDLKPYESTNYDLAAEWYFNPSSMLGMEVFYRDIGTYIITTTTEQDLKDASGTTHTYSVSSPINAANATVTGISAMYQQSFGLGFGLQANYTYATADTSNGLNMPYLSRDTYNVIPYWEHGPWMVRVNYSWRSEYFTQIGRLNSTYFADAYKELDLSASYNVNKWLSINFSASNLLDSTYYWYNKVKYAPIGEYKNGRSYQATLNFKF from the coding sequence ATGAAAAGCCGCAACACCACACTCGCCCTCAGCATCATGGCCACCTTGCACCTGTCCGCAAACGCCGCCGCACAGACCATCCCGACCGACGACGCGACGGCCAGCGCCGACAGCGACTCGCAAAGCGGCAAGCAAACGGTACAGCAGCTGGACACCATCAACGTCACCGGCTACCGCGCCTCGCTGGAGAAGAGCCAGGCGGTCAAGCGCTCGGCCAACGCCATCGTCGATGCGATCAGCGCCGAGGACATCGGCAAGTTCCCGGACACCAACGCCGCCGAATCGCTGTCGCACCTGCCCGGCATCAGCGTCGACCGCCAGTTCGGCGAAGGCGAGAAGGTCAGCATCAACGGCACCGATCCGGCGCTCAACCGCGTGCTGATCAATGGCCAGACCATCGCCTCGGGCGACTGGGGCGGCAATCCGACCGACACCAGCGGCCGCACCTTCAACTACACCCTGCTGTCGCCGGAGATCATCGGCCTGATGCAGGTGTACAAGTCGCCCGAAGCGCGTATCGACGAAGGCTCGATCGGCGGCACCGTGATCATCAATACGCGCAAGCCGCTGGAGCTGCCCAAGAACGCCATCCGCGGCTCGCTCGGCTACTCCTACAACGATCGTTCCGGCAAGGCCAATCCACGCGGCTCGGCCCTGTGGAGCTGGAAGAACGACGACGAAACCTTCGGTTTCCTGGTCGCCGCCACCCACGACAAGGAGGAGATCGATCGCGCCGGCATCGAGTTCTTCGGCTACACCACCGGCGCGAGCATTCCCGACACCGCCAGCATCAGCGGCAGCGGCGATGTCTCCACCGCCAAGGTCCCGTCCGGCATCAACAGCTCCTATTTCGAACAGACTCGCCAGCGCGACGGCGTGCAAGCCGCGCTGCAGTGGAAGCCGAACGAGCAGAACGAATTCAACCTGACCGGCGTCTACATCCGCGGCGTGTACAACAACTACAGCCAGTCGCGCTATGTGTGTCCGGGCTGCAACAACGACCTGGCCAAAGTCACCTCGGCCACGGTGGACAACGGCTACATCACGTCCGCCTCGGTCTCCGACGATACCGGCAACGGCCAGCCGTATGCGCAGCTGGACACCAACTACCGCAAGACCACGGTCACCACCAAGAGCCTGAACCTGCGCCACGACTTCTACGGCGAGAACTGGGTGCTGACCTCTCAAGCGGGCACCACCAGCGCGCGCGGCGGCAAGGATCCGGAGTACCTGATGAAGTTCCTGCTGCAGGACGGCGGCTACGACTTCTCCTACGACGGCAGCAACACCGCGGTCAACTACGACGACAACAGCGCCAGCAACTGGGGCCTGAAAGAAGGCCAACAGGCCGGCGGCATCTACTACTCGGTCAGCCACGACAAGGAGAAGTACTTCCAGTTCGATGCCACCCGCGACGTGAGTTGGGGCCCGATCACGCAACTGCTGGTCGGCGCCAAGTACATCGACCACGACAACAGCAATTCGGCATGGGGCAGCTCGCTGTACGCCACCTCGGACATCTCGCTCACCGACTTCGGCCTGACCAGCACGCCCAGCGGGCTGTACGACGGGCTGGGCGCCAGCGGCGACCTGGTCAGCTGGTCCAGCGCCAGCCTGAATTCGGTGATCGCCTACCTGAAGTCGCTCGGCGACCAAGGCCACAACTACTACGACTACGGCTCCTCGTTCGACGTCAAGGAAATCACCAAGGACGCCTACGTCCAGGCCAATTACGAGTGGGGCAAGCTGCGCGGCAACGTCGGCGTGCGCGTGGCCGACACCACCGACAAGTCCACCTATTGGAAAAGCTACGACGGCGGCAGCACCTATACCCAGGAAACCACCAGCAACAGCTATTTCAAGCCGCTGCCCAGCTTCAACCTGGCCTATGAGCTGACCGACGATTCGGTGGTGCGGTTCTCGGCGGCGAAGGTGATCGCGCGTCCGCGCTACGGCGACCTGGCCGGCTCGATTTCGCTCAGCGAGAGCAGCAGCCAAAACTACACCGCCAGCGGCGGCAACCCGGACCTCAAGCCGTACGAGTCCACCAACTACGACCTGGCCGCGGAGTGGTATTTCAACCCGAGCAGCATGCTGGGCATGGAGGTGTTCTACCGCGACATCGGCACCTACATCATCACCACCACCACCGAGCAGGACCTGAAGGATGCGTCGGGCACGACGCACACCTACTCGGTCAGCTCCCCGATCAACGCCGCCAACGCGACCGTCACCGGCATTTCGGCGATGTACCAGCAGAGCTTCGGCCTGGGCTTCGGCCTGCAGGCGAACTACACCTACGCCACCGCCGACACCAGCAATGGCCTGAACATGCCGTACCTGTCGCGCGATACCTACAACGTGATCCCGTACTGGGAACATGGACCGTGGATGGTGCGGGTCAACTACAGCTGGCGCTCGGAGTACTTCACCCAGATCGGCCGCCTGAACTCCACCTACTTTGCCGACGCCTACAAGGAGCTGGACCTGTCGGCGTCGTACAACGTGAACAAGTGGCTGAGCATCAACTTCAGCGCCAGCAACCTGCTGGACTCGACCTATTATTGGTACAACAAGGTCAAGTACGCACCGATCGGCGAGTACAAGAACGGCCGCTCCTACCAGGCGACACTGAACTTCAAGTTCTAA
- a CDS encoding TonB-dependent receptor: protein MNSIRLAPLAFAVAGILAAPASVLAQQAPVQQGDAAPPPPATDATDAAASAQASPAVQELDAVKVTGYRASLQKSLNIKRNADAIVDAISAEDVGKFPAANVAESLSHLPGVSVDRQFGEGEKVSILGTDPALNRVLLNGQSIASTSWGGDPNNPDSRSFNYSLLAPEVIGSAEVYKSPQASIDEGSLGGTVILHTRKPLELERNLLTGSVSYGYNDRSEDGKPNASLLYNWKNDAGTLGVLGSVMHSERSLRRDGVEIFGYSDIQGAGFPDTVAAGKQSVYPTAINSALFTQTRKRDGVTGSLQWKPNDAFELTYTGLYVEETFDNVNQSRYANFVPANATALDVVDGVATSGAYSDNAETILDSYVRNTTVKTSSNTLRGDWHGDGWNVSGQVGATRSAGGADRIYGLTFRGNGAYDYAIDHRNVGVDYAVPPSALDTMSVLGATVNRYPNLDKERYAQLDFDHDVAWGPITKLRLGVKATRHSTSQDMYYDSFPADPGTTLASVYGGSTPGGYLDGLSVSDDMRRWPRQSPGALVDYVSGLPGSDTLAPSYGSTFDVVERNRAAYLQADFSGYNYRGNIGVRYVNTRDAIGGYQYDGSAYAPVRYNKSYGEWLPSLNFAYDLSDALILRVAAAKVIARPRYADLTPYVNADDNKLTASSGNPALDPYRSTNYGASLEWYFAPNSVLAGELFYRDISNYILQTLVQQPLHNNTYDREDIYEVTLPQNSGAAKVKGVSLSYQKELGGGFGVAANYTYSKADTQGDYNLPYNSKNSYNLSPYFEKGPWEARLTLGWRSAYFTQIGRLGANQMTDAFTQLDASVSYAITDKVKLQLEGTNLLDETYYSYVGQESQPYYLYKNGRGYMLSVHFTL from the coding sequence TTGAACAGCATCCGCCTCGCTCCATTGGCCTTCGCCGTCGCCGGCATTCTGGCCGCTCCCGCCAGCGTCCTCGCCCAGCAAGCTCCCGTGCAACAGGGCGACGCCGCGCCACCGCCGCCCGCCACCGACGCCACTGATGCCGCCGCCAGCGCCCAGGCCTCGCCGGCGGTGCAGGAACTGGATGCAGTGAAGGTCACCGGCTACCGCGCCAGCCTGCAGAAATCACTCAACATCAAGCGCAATGCCGACGCCATCGTCGATGCGATCTCGGCCGAGGACGTCGGCAAGTTTCCGGCGGCGAACGTCGCCGAATCGCTGTCGCACCTTCCCGGGGTCAGCGTCGATCGCCAGTTCGGCGAAGGCGAGAAGGTCTCGATCCTGGGCACCGACCCGGCCCTGAACCGGGTCCTGCTCAACGGCCAGAGCATCGCCTCTACCAGTTGGGGCGGCGATCCGAACAACCCGGACAGCCGCTCGTTCAACTATTCGCTGCTGGCGCCGGAAGTGATCGGCAGCGCCGAGGTGTACAAGAGCCCGCAGGCCAGCATCGACGAAGGCAGCCTCGGCGGCACCGTGATCCTGCACACGCGCAAGCCGCTGGAACTGGAGCGGAACCTGCTGACCGGCAGCGTCAGCTACGGCTACAACGACCGCTCCGAGGACGGCAAGCCCAACGCCTCGCTGCTGTACAACTGGAAGAACGACGCCGGCACGCTCGGCGTGCTCGGTTCGGTGATGCATTCGGAACGCTCGCTGCGCCGCGACGGCGTGGAGATCTTCGGTTACAGCGATATCCAGGGCGCCGGCTTTCCCGACACGGTGGCCGCCGGCAAGCAGAGCGTCTACCCGACCGCGATCAACAGCGCGCTGTTCACCCAGACCCGCAAGCGCGATGGCGTCACCGGTTCGCTGCAATGGAAGCCCAACGACGCCTTCGAGCTGACCTACACCGGCCTGTACGTGGAGGAGACGTTCGACAACGTCAACCAGAGCCGCTACGCCAACTTCGTCCCCGCCAACGCCACCGCGCTGGACGTGGTCGACGGCGTCGCCACCTCCGGCGCCTACAGCGACAACGCCGAGACCATCCTCGATTCGTACGTGCGCAACACCACGGTCAAGACCAGCAGCAACACCCTGCGCGGCGACTGGCATGGCGACGGCTGGAACGTCTCCGGCCAGGTCGGTGCGACCCGCTCGGCCGGCGGCGCCGACCGCATCTACGGCCTCACCTTCCGCGGCAACGGCGCCTACGACTACGCCATCGACCATCGCAACGTCGGCGTCGACTACGCGGTGCCGCCGTCCGCGCTGGACACGATGTCGGTGCTCGGCGCCACCGTCAATCGCTACCCGAACCTGGACAAGGAGCGCTACGCGCAGCTGGATTTCGACCACGACGTGGCCTGGGGACCGATCACCAAGCTGCGCCTGGGGGTCAAGGCCACGCGCCACAGCACCTCGCAGGACATGTACTACGACAGCTTCCCGGCCGATCCTGGCACCACGCTGGCCTCGGTCTACGGCGGCAGCACGCCCGGCGGCTACCTGGACGGCCTGTCGGTCAGCGACGACATGCGTCGCTGGCCGCGGCAGAGCCCGGGCGCGCTGGTCGACTACGTCAGCGGCCTGCCCGGCAGCGACACCCTCGCCCCCAGCTACGGCAGCACCTTCGACGTGGTCGAGCGCAACCGCGCCGCCTACCTGCAGGCGGATTTTTCCGGCTACAACTACCGCGGCAACATCGGCGTGCGCTACGTCAACACGCGCGACGCGATCGGCGGCTACCAGTACGACGGCAGCGCCTATGCGCCGGTGCGCTACAACAAGTCCTACGGCGAGTGGCTGCCGTCGCTGAATTTCGCCTACGATCTGTCCGATGCGCTGATCCTGCGCGTGGCCGCGGCCAAGGTGATCGCACGTCCGCGCTACGCCGACCTCACCCCGTACGTCAACGCCGACGACAACAAGCTCACCGCCAGCAGCGGCAACCCGGCATTGGACCCGTATCGCTCCACCAACTACGGCGCCTCGCTGGAATGGTATTTCGCGCCCAACAGCGTGCTGGCCGGGGAACTGTTCTACCGCGACATCTCCAACTACATCCTGCAGACCCTGGTGCAGCAGCCGTTGCATAACAACACCTACGACCGCGAGGACATCTACGAGGTGACGCTGCCGCAGAATTCCGGCGCGGCCAAGGTCAAGGGCGTGTCGCTGAGCTACCAGAAGGAACTGGGCGGCGGCTTCGGCGTCGCCGCCAACTACACCTACTCCAAGGCCGATACCCAGGGCGACTACAACCTGCCCTACAACTCCAAGAACAGCTACAACCTCAGCCCCTATTTCGAGAAGGGGCCATGGGAGGCGCGGCTGACCCTGGGCTGGCGTTCGGCCTACTTCACCCAGATCGGACGCCTCGGCGCGAACCAGATGACCGATGCCTTCACCCAGCTCGATGCATCGGTGTCCTATGCGATCACCGACAAGGTCAAGCTGCAGCTGGAAGGCACCAATCTGCTCGACGAGACCTACTACAGCTACGTGGGCCAGGAGAGCCAGCCCTACTATCTATACAAGAACGGGCGCGGCTACATGCTCAGCGTGCACTTCACGCTGTAG